A window of Methylocaldum szegediense genomic DNA:
CCCTCGCGGCCGCGGAAGCGCGTGACGAGTTCGTCCGCCGGGGACCCGGGGTCCGGTGCAGGGTCAGATCGGCGACCAGCACGGAAAACTGTTAATGGTGCCGGTGGGGGTTTTCCCGCCAGCGCAGGAAATAGCGGTCCACGCCGTTCTTTACGCTCTAATCGGTGAGGTGCTCGACATAGGGATTCCCGATCGTGCACCCTTCCAGGTCCAGGACGGACAGATCGGTGAGGGGTTTTTCCGATGTCATGCGATAGCCCTGCGGGTCAGACCGCTAGCCGCCAGCGCGGTTCCTTCACCTTGTGCTCGCGCGGCGTCGCGTCCCGGGTGAGGTTGTGCTTCCAGTCTTGGAGGCGTACTGCGGCATGCTCTAAGCGAATCAGCAATTGGAAAACGCGCTATTCCGCCTGTCCAATTCCATCGTTCGCCTCAGCGGCGCTCCTGATAAAGGCGTCAATCCTGCCTGTTACTGCCGAAGCCTTCACTCGACATCCCCTCCCCTAATGCCGACGCTCTCTTCGATATCAGATAAAGCAGCCCGACCGCAGTGTGTTCGGAACGAATCTCGCCATTTCGAAGCATGCTAACGGCATCGTCGAGGGTGACTGTCGCCAGTTCGATGTCCTCATGCTCCTCCGGCACGCCGCCACGCCAACAACGCCCCTCATCCAGGTCCACGATGGCGATCAGATGGTGAATCATTTCCGTGCACGCTCCCGGCGAACTGTAAACCGTCAAGGCAAGCTCTAACGATTTTGCCTGGAGCCCGGTCTCCTCGAAGAGTTCCCGAGCGGCGGCTTGTAAGGGCAACTCGCCTTCGTCCATCAGCCCGGCCGGCGCCTCCCACAGAAAGGGCCGCTGGTCTCCCACCAAAAACGCCCCCGGCCGAAACTGACGCGCCAGCAGTACGAGCTGCTTTGCGGGGTCGAACGTATGCACGACAACGACAGGTCGCCGCTTGACCACCTCCCGGATTACGGTTTGGCGGCCGCCGTCGAAGCGGGGTTGCTCGATCGTCACCCGCGAGAGGCCGAGGAAGCCTTGGTGCAGGCATTCCTCGGAAATCACACGCGCACCTACGGGACATTCATTCGTCTTCATCCGTTATTCCTCACGATATCCGCTACGTTGGGCACAAAGCGTTGCGCCAGGGGCATGCGCCGGCCGAATCCAAAAGCCCTTCGGTGAACGCGAATGATGGGCGGGGCCTGCCAGCGCTTGAATTCGGCGTTCTTGACCATGCGTATGACTTTTTGTTGGACGTCCCGGCTGGCCTTATTGGCCAGAGCCAGGGCTTCGACTCGTTCGTCGGCAGACAGTAAATCGGGCTCCAGTATCAATTTGAGCAACGCATCGAGTACGGGATACGGCGGCAGGCTATCCTCGTCGCGCTGCCCGTCGGCGAGCTCCGCGCTGGGCGCCTTTTCGATGATGGCGCGCGGAATGATATCGCGGCCCGCCTCGGCGTTGATGTGTTCCGCGAGGGCGTAGACTTCCGTTTTCCACAAATCGCCGATGAGATTGAGGCCGCCCGACATATCGCCGTACAACGTGGCATAACCGACGCTCATTTCGGATTTGTTGCCCGTGGTCAGCAACAAATGTCCGAAGTGATTGGCGTATTCCATCAAGATACGGCCTCGAATTCGGGCCTGCATGTTTTCGCGGGTCAGCCCACTGGGCGGCGTTCCGAAAGCACGCTCGAATTCAGCGCAGGCGAGCGCATAGTCGGGTTCGATCGCACGGTAGAGAAGCGGCACTCCCAGTGCCTCACAGAGCGCTTCGGAATCCGTCACGCTGCCTTCGGAACTGTGCCGGCTAGGCATGGTAATGGCGACGACGTTTTGGGGGCCGAGCGCTTCGGCGGCGAGCGCCAGGGTAACCGCGGAATCGATTCCGCCGGAGCTGCCCACAACCACTTTGCCGAATCCACATTTCCGGGCGTAGTCGCGGAGTCCTTGGATGATTTGTGCCTTGAAGAAGCCGGAGCCGCAGGTTGGCGCGGGAGGCGGCACAGTCGAATCACGGCCAAGAACATCGAAACGTCCATCACCGACCGGCACGACATCTACATACCCCAGCCCTTCACCGAACGCCGGTAGGCGGCATACGACGCTAGCTTCGGCGTTCTGAGCGAAGCTGTTGCCGTCGTACTGGATTTCATCGTTTCCACCGACCTGGTTGACGTACACCAGAGGCAGCTTCCAATCGGCGAAGCGACGGAACACCGCCTCGCGTTCGAGCACTTTACCGACGTGACTCGGGGACGCGTTGATGCTGACCACGACGTGCGCACCGGCCGCGGCCAGTGCCTTCACGGGATCGACCGCGTATTCCACACGCCCCTCGACCCCGAGATCGTTCCACAGATCCTCGCAGATGGCGAACGCGAGATTGAGGCCACGGAAGGGGTAAATGCCGTCGCGGGTACCGGGTTCGAAATGCCGATCTTCGTCGAACACGGCATATGTCGGCAGAAGCTGCTTGTGATACTTGAAGACTTCCCGTCCGTCCTCGAACACCGCAAGGCTGTTGTGCAAGGCCTTACCGGTACGCAGCGGATTGCGGTCGACGAAACCGACGACCGCCGCCGCGCGCATTCCCTTGGTTGCAGCCGCGATACGCGCGAGATGAGCCTCTTGGGCGTCGACGAAATACGGCAAGTCCAGGAGGTCCATGGGGTAGTAGCCGGTCAGGCCGAGTTCGCTGAACACGATGAGATCGGCCTGATTCCCGGCGTTTTGGATCACCTCTATCATCTTGTCGGCGTTGCCGGCCAGGCCCCCGACCGTGAAATTGAGTTGCGCTAGGCAAAGCGTCAAGCGTGTCATGCGGCCTGCTCCTCGACACCGAAGACTTGCTTCAGATAAGCGACATAAGCGGCATCCTCGCAGACGGTCTTGCCCGGAGAATCGCTGATCTTCGCAACCGGCTGACCGTTCACCCGCACCACCTTGATGACGATATTGAGGGGGCTCGGTCCGAGGTCGTTGGTCAGGTTGGTACCGATTCCGAACCCCGTGCGCGCACGACAGCCGACGTAACGGAACAGATCGATGGCCTTGGGAACGGTCAGTCCGTCACTGAACACCAGCGTTTTCTGGCTGGGATCGACGCGGTGGCGCTTGAAGTGGCGGATGATTTCGTCCGCCCAGCGATAGGGATCGCCGGAATCGTGACGGACCCCATCGAAGAGCTTGCAGAACTTCAAGCCGAAATCGCGCTTGAAGGCCTCGAGATTGATGACGTCGGTGAGCGCGATGCCTAAATCCCCGTCGTACTCCTTGTTCCAGCACTCGAACGCCGCCTTCTGGCTGTCGACCAGACGATAGCCGAGTGCCTGGAAGGTTTGCAGATACTCGTGGGCCATGGTCCCGATCGGCGTCACACCGTAAGCCTTGGCGCAGGCGATGTTGCTGGTCCCGGCGAAGACCCGCGGGAGCCGCTCTTTCAGCGTCCGCACGACGATATGCTGCCATTGCCGACTGAAGCGTCGACGTGTCCCGAAATCGCTCAGTTGAAAACCGCTTCGAGTCCCGGTCTCCTTCCGAATGAGGTCGATCTTCTCGTTCAGGCGACGCAGTCCTTCGGCACGCGTTTCGGGCGTATCGAAGGCCAGGAAGTACAGTTCGTTGACGATCGACATCAGGAAAATCTCGAAACGCATGACGTGGACTTGCGGCCCCTGTATGCGGATCTCGAGCTGCTCGTCGCCCGCGCGCACCTCGACGAAAGGACGGTGCAGCTGGTAAAGGCGCAGGAAGTGGACAAAATCCGGCTTGATGTAGCGCAGGGTCCTAAGATAGTCGAGTTCCGCCTCGGTATAGCGCAAACGGCAAAGGTGTTCGAGCTCCAGCTCGATGTCCGGAATCAAGGGGCGCAGATCGACGTCTGGGGTCCTACAGACGAACCGATATTCCGCTTCCGCACCGGGGCAATGATGGAGCAGCGCCTGCTGCATAGTGATCTTGTAGAGATCATCCTCCAGAAGCGAGGTCACCACCGGCAGGCGTCCGTGCTCGGCATAGAACTCGTGGACGGAAGCGTGCATCTCCGCATCCGGGCTCTCGGGAACCATGCGAAGATATTGGTCGACACGCGCTTTCAATGACGGTGGGTTATTCGAGGCGGTTTTTTTCATAGTTTTCTTCTCAAACGCGAGACAATTCTGAGGCGCAATTGACGATGGCTATCCCTGCCTCAGCAAACGCATCGAGTGTTGCGGTACAACGGGCTTTGTCCACGGCTCGGCAAGCGGCGAGGTTCACGACGACATCGAAACCGCCCCGACGCAGCTGTAACGCTGTCGTCTTGACGCAGTAATCGAGCGCCAATCCGCCCACCCACACCGTGGTCACCCGTTTTTGCTTGAGAAACTCGATGACGCCGGTGGAGCGGGTTTCGGCTAGATCGTGGTAGCAGGCGCCGTAGGGATGCATGTCGGGTTCGACGCCCTTCCACACGAAGAAGTCGTACTCGACCGGTGAGGGTAGCCCGTCCAGAAGCTCGAAGCCACGAGTTCCGACAATGCAGTGCGGATTCCAGCGCACATCGACATTGGCACCCTCGATCGGGGACAGCATTGGGTGGTTTTCGTCGGCGGCCCAAATGGCCGTGGGCGGATGGGCGTCCTTGGACCCGATGCGCAGGTCCGCCATCGCGGCTTGGCGATTGAGTTCGTCAACGATTTCATGGCCGCCCGGCACCGGCAGTTCGTCCGGACAAAGCGGCGTGAAGCCTTTTTGGGGATCGACGTCGAAAGACGCGATGATATTTGTTCTGGGGAATTCCACGTTGGAGACCTCCGACTCCGGGTTGGCGTTACCGCTACGTGGAAGGATCATAGTTCATGTATAATCATTTTGCAAATTGATTTATAAAAGAGCTACACGCATACTGAGATCATGAAGACGCCACCTCGACGTATCGCCGCCTACGGCACCGCCGCCGATCCGCCGCATCTGGGCCATATGGACTGTCTCGCCCAGCTGCTGGCGCTTGATTATGACCTTGTCTACTTCTTGCTGTCAGCCGGCCATGCTTTCGGGAAAACTATGAAACCCTTCGCAAGCCGTCTCGCCATGGCGCAAATGCTCATTGCTGAGCGCTTTCCGGGCGAACAGCGTATCCGCGTCTCTGGCCTTGAGGGCGAGATCGCTCGCTCCACGCCGGACGAGCGGGTGTATTCCATTGATGTCCTCGAACATCTGCGCAGGCTTCACCCACAGGCCGAACTCCATCTTGCCCTTGGCCCCGACAATGCCGCGCCCGAGGTGCTGCGACGGTTCAAGGACTATCAACGTCTGGCGGAAGAATTCGGGTTAGTCACGCTAGAGGAGCGCGTGCACGTGCGGAGCACCTGGATTCGTGCCGAGCTCGGTCGAGCCTGTCCGGATCGGCAGGCTTTGGAAAGCGCGCTCGGAGTTGCACTGACCGATCACCTGCTGACCACGGGCTTGTACAAAAATAGTGGAATCACCGAATGAGTACCGTTCTTGTGACCGCCGACATGGTCGTCTTCGGCCTCATCAACGAACAATTGCATGTACTCTTGGTGCAGCGCGCGGCCGAACCGTTCAATGGCATGTGGGCCTTGCCGGGCGCTGAGCTACTGCCGGAAATCGATCCGAGTCTGGAGCATGCCGCGCATCGCCGACTCGAGGAAAAAACCGGGCTCGGTGACGTCTATCTCGAACAAGTGATCACCGTCAGCGGCCCCGATCGGGATCCCCGTGGCTATAGCATCTCCACGGTCTTCATGGCGCTGGTGCGTCCAGGCGAGTGCCGACTCAAGGCTGGAGATCGCGTTTCCGACGTGGCGTGGTATCCCATCGATCAAGACAAGGTCAGTGTTCCACTCGCCTTCGACCATGAGGAACTGCTCCGGATAGCCACCCGGCGCTTGCGCGCCAAGGCCGAATATTCGCTATTGCCGGCATTGCTGCTGCCGCCGTTGTTCACGGTACCCGAACTCGAGCGCCTATATCACCACCTTATCGGTGCCCCCTGCCCCAACTACACATTGAGGCGCCGATTGGCTACCGGACCATGGCTCAAAAACGCCGGCAAAACAAAGTTGGTGGGAAAAAAACAGACTCGGTTGTACCAGCTTGACCTTGCCCAACTCGGCACCTTTCTCGACGCCTTGTGATGGTAACCATCTGAACGCTGTTACCTCCCGGCGGGAATGTCTTTCCGAGCATGGTCGCCTTGATCTCGGCGTGCGCATTCACCTCTTCGATACTAGCGCGAAACGTCGCGATTTATGGATCAACCACCGAGCTGAATACGATTTTGCCCGGTCTCATTGGTTAACCGCCGCGAGTCGAATTTCAGCCTAGGGCGTGCCAGTTTATTGCCAATGTTGTAATCCTCTGGCTCGTCTTCGTAGCGAATGAAAGCACTTCGGCTATTTTGGGGAAGTTAACCTACTCCTCAGTGGTCTTCCACAGCTACATGTAAGCCAAGACTTACGAAAAAATCAGCTAATACGGACAAGCCTATTATCTGCGCTTTAGCGAGAATAAGTGTCACATCCCGTATGATTATTTACCGAGAAGGCGTGATGCTTGGTTCGAAGCCCGGAGCCTTCTCCAGGAGATATTCGGTTCGTCCAAGTGAGGTTTCTCTCCATGCAGATTCGTCTTCATAAGAACGCCCGTACCACCCCGGCCGTTCGGCAGGCCATTCAAGCGTCCACGTTGAGCGAGCGCGCCTTGGCCCAAAAGCATGGCATTAGCCGAACGACCGTCCGCAAGTGGAAACACCGCTCCTCGGTCGAAGATGCCTCACACCGGCCCCACACCCTCAGAACCACGCTCACGCCCGCCCAGGAAGCCATCGTGGTCTACCTCCGCCAAGCTCTGCTCCTCTCCTTGGATGATCTCCTGGCCGTGACCCGGGAATTTCTCAATCCTGCCGTGTCCCGTTCCGGGCTAGACCGCTGCCTGCGCCGCCACGGGGTGGCGTCCCTCAAGACCCTGCTTCCGCCTACAGAGAAGGCGAAGGTCAAACCCTTCAAGGCCTATGAGCCCGGCTTCCTTCACCTGGATGTTAAGTACTTGCCCGCCATCGACGGCGAACCCCGCCGATACCTGTTCGTCGCCATCGACCGCGCCACCCGCTGGGTCTATGTCGCCCTCAAGCCCAACCGCACCGCCTTAAGCGCAAAGGACTTCCTCAAAGCGGTGATTCAGGCCGCGCCTTTCCGCATCCAGAAATGCCTGACCGACAACGGCTCGGAGTTTACCGACCGTTTCCTGACCCGAACTCGGCAGCCCTCGGGGACGCATGAGTTTGACCGCCTCTGTACTGAACAAGGCATCGAACATCGCCTGATTCCGCCGGGCCGGCCCCAAACGAATGGCCTGGTGGAACGCTTCAATGGCCGCATCGAGGAGGTGTTGCAAACCCATCACTTCGATTCAACCGCCGATCTGGACACCACCCTGCACCGCTATGTCGACCTGTACAATCACCACATTCCCCAAAAGGCCTTAGGCCATCTCACCCCAATTCAGGCGCTCAAAAACTGGCAACTGTCCCATCCTCATCTTTTTCGAAAGAGGGTTTACAATCGTGCGGGACTTGACACCCCGTTTCGTCTTGAGAGATTCGTTTGGAGAAATCGATACCAATAACTAACCATTCATAGGCAAAGTCGCATGAAATCTTTATTTGCAGGTGTTGTTCTATCAACCTTGGCTTTCAGCGCTGGGGCGGAAGCTTTCGCCACTTTGAACGGTATTCCGGCCGACGCCATGAGCGCCGCCGAGATGCAATTGGTAGAAGGCAAAGGACTAATCGGTGGACTTCTTCTTCCCGCTGTCCTTGGACTGGACAATACGGTGGCTGCGACCCTAGAAGCGAAAAACCTGAACGTACTAGGTCTGATCACCCTCGGTGAACTGGGCCGAGTTTTCAAGGAGCCAGGTAAAATCGAATTTCCAAACATTAAGTTTTGACGTTCACGCCGTCGGCTCACCAAGAGCCGACTGTGTTTTTATCGCCAGAAATCTTCATAGGCGGCCTGACATACCGGCTCTTCTGCTGGCAACCCGACCTCGGTCTGACGATGGTCCGACAGCACGCGCCGATCGTCACAATGCACGATCTGGGACATACACTCGCACTCCGTCATTGGGACGGTAACAGGCCGCTTACGGTTTCGGAGATCTGTGCGCCGCCGGGATACACACCCATGTGCACTGCAATCACTATTAAGCTCGATCACCGCAATGGGCTCGGCCACGCCGTTCGATCTGATCGCCGAATACATCATCGATCCGTGGACACTCGCTGGGATCGGCTCTGCATTGTGATTGGCGGGCTTATTGGCACGCAGCCCGGTGATCCGATTCCCGAAGCCTTCATCAGTGGCATTCTGGAGGGAGTCCTACGCGCCTGTTCGGAGCGAGCTGGATGGATGCTCTCAAGCGCTTCGTCGATTACACCGAGGAGAAGTGGGAGAAACTTCAGCTCTAAATCGTGCACTTTGCCGCAGTGTGTTGTCGGTGTCGGGACCATCCCGCAGGCGCGATAATTCGCCAAAGCTCTCGTAAAAGGTCGCCTGCTCACTACAGGCACCACGCCGAACACGCCGGCAAACAGCAGAATGATCACATCCCGGTGAAGCGCGGTCGGCCTAGCGAGATAGAGAATCCAGGGCAAGGTGATCGTCCGGTGATGGCGCGCTTCGCAAAGCGAAACGAAATACTTGGCCGTTCTTGAGACCGGCGCGGAAACGCGGCCCGGATCATCCGTTTCAGGGTCAGAGCGTTAGTCATGGCGCCTCAGGTGCCGGACCCGTCGAATGCGCCCGCCTACGCGGCTAAGTGCAGGCACAGCAAGCCTCGGCACTTCAGCCAAGGGATTCATGACAGAGATCGTTGCCCGTTACTCCCTGTCACGGATGGATTTTGTGAGACTATCTTTTTAACAACGAAAAATCAGGAGCAAAGTTGGCATATGGCCGGATATTCGGGAAGCAATTACGTATTAGGCCGCTCGGATCAAGAAACGACTCGACTTCAAAACCAGGCTCAATTCTACAATTCCTTTACCCGTTGGATTTTCCAGCAGGCTGGAATTCGTGACGGGATGAAAGTTTTGGACATTGGAAGCGGGGCTGGCGACGTCTCTCTATTGGCTGCGGAACTCGTGGGTCCCGAGGGTTGTGTGGTCGGCGTGGACATCAATAGCGATGTGTTGGAAATAGCACGACGCCGAGCTAAGGCGACCGGTCTAAACAACGTTCGGTTTCAGGCCGGTGACATCCGGGATATTGATCTGGCTGATGACTTCGATGCGGTGGTCGGGCGCTTGGTTCTCATGTACCAAGACGATCCCGTCGCAGGGGTGCGAAAAGCAATCAACCATTTGAAGTCTGGCGGGATCGTCGTCTTCGAAGAGCTCGATGCCCGTATTCCCGTACTCGCTGATCCGCCCTCACCAATACTCGACGCGGCCATACGCTGGGTATGGGCCGTTTTTGAGAAGAGCGGAGCCCGGACTCGGATGGGGCTTAATCTCTACAAGACATTTCAAGCCGCCGGGTTGCCTGCTCCAACCATGCAACTCTTCACGCCGGTAGGCGGTGGTAGCGATTGGGCTGGTTACGATTTACTCGCGGATACACTGCGCAGCCTCCTCCCGAAAATCATGGAATACGGCATCGCCTCTGCCGACGAGGTCGACATCGACAGTTTTGCCGAACGCTTTCGTAACGAATTCGTGCGAACAGGCAGCGTTTCCAACTTGCCAGCGCATGTGGGAGCATGGGCAATAAAGCCTTAAAACGGGGTTATTCCCAATTCCCGCCAGAGAAACCCCAAGGAGACCGGTGAGCGCTGTTAGTCCTTGGCTTGCTGAAGCTCGCCATACTCATAGGTCTGCAGCGGGAACTTCATCGGCCCTAAGCTTTCCTGCGTCGTAATCGCTTCACGCGGCGTTGCGCCGTCCAGTGCGGGCAAAGGCAGGCTCATTGGATTAGACTCTAATGTCGGGGTTCGGCCTCATCGGCGAAGCTGAAAAATATTCATGCCTCCGTAACCCCCGGCTCGCAGAAGCAATGGTGTCGGAAAATAGTCGAGTTCAGCCCTTATCATCCGATCGGTACCATCCAAGACCCGTTGGGTTTCGTGGTGCGTCCATCACCTGTCACTGGAAGTTTCTCTCCCGTCTACCGCTACATAAAAGCCGAGCTGCTGGACCAACTGCCGCTCGGAGCGGATGGCGGGCAAGACTTGGATGAGACTGGCGCGCAGCAGGAGCTCTGGCAGAATCGATTCCGACCGGTCCAAGCATAGAAGGCATCAAATTCCGAACCCGGCGTGGTCAGCGGAATGTGGATTGCGACCCTGAACTTTTGAAGCGATTCGTCTTTCAGAATCTGCTCTTCTAAAGTTCGATCGCTGAAGAGCTCTTCCTGCGGGATGTTAACGCCGCGCATAGAGCCTACAAGAGAATGTCGTTAAGACCACCTGCTGAGCGGGTAGTTTTTTCGGTGGTCCCGTCTATTCTTTCTCACACGCTCTTGCAAGGAGTTCGATGTTCAACAGAAGACTCTCACTCGTAAGCAAATGAGTGACGTGACGAAAAACAATAAGCAGGAATAGGTTAAAGCTCTATGCAACTCGTCCCTATCATATTTGCCGTGACCTTGTCTCTTTTCCTGCCGATCCATGCCCAAGCCGACCGTGCTACCCCGGGCCCCATCGGCTGGGTCGGCGGCGCCGACGAAAACTGGTTCAACCCGGCCAACTGGAGCACCGGCCGCGTGCCCGGCCCTGAAGACGATGTATTGCTGGATGCCGACGACAAGGTCGTGATCGACCCCTCCCTGGGTCCAATGCCGGTTCAGATCCGCGACCTGACCATACGCGGCAGGGCGCGCCTGGAGACCCTGCCGGGCTCCCATCTCATCACCCGCGATGAGTTGGTGCAGGACCATGGCCAGGACATCGGCCGCAGCAACGCTACGGAAGGGGATACCCTCGTCATTTCGACGGCGGCCACGCCCATGTCTCGGCGTGCTGATAAGGGTTCCAGCAATCTAATTCTCAATCCAAAGTCAATATCCAGGCGCGATCTGATTCTCAAAACCGGTGCCACCGTGACGCTTGGCCTGGGCGGACGAGAGCCGGCGAGCCTGAGGCGGTCCGACGCAGGCGTAGAGATTCGAAGCGGCGAGGGACACTACGCCACCCTGACGGCGGATTTGGTGGTGCTGAACAGTGAGCCGGGCGCTGACCGCCCTGCCCCGGCCATCCGGAAGCTGCCGCCCGGCCTCCTCTTGACGCTGCACTACGGTTTCCGGCCCGTCGACGGCGACCGCTTCCAGATCATCACCGTCAATCGCCTGCTCGTGGACCACTTCCGCTATCTGCCCGAAGGCGCATTGGTGGGTTGCACGGACGATAATGTCGGCCTCTACATTTCCTATGTCGGCGGTGACGGCAACGACGTGGTGCTCTACGCGAGGAATACCCCGTACGCCCGATGCTTGTCGCTGCCTGCGATACAAAAGGTGCGCGACGTTGCCGACGCCAGCACGCACATCCGCCCTCCACCGCCTAAACTGCCGGTCGACGCCCCGAAGCCAGATAGCTGGCGATAAAAATAAATGGGGTCTCTGACCCCATTTATTTTTATCTGATTATCTGCGATCAATCTCCGCTCGACTTTATCCATTCAAGCCGTATAACCGCGAGCGAATCGATAAAGCGATTCAGTAAAGGGTTTGGAACTTTTTAACATGTCGGCCTCGTTCGGCGCGGTTGAAAGCTGAAAAACACTCGTGGCTCTATAACCGTCGGTGCGCAGACGCGACGGTGTCGGGAAAAGTCGAGATCAGCTCTTATCGCACCCAATTGACACGACCCAACTCCCTTACGGCTTTGGAACTCGGGCATCCCCGGTGACCGGTCGAACCTCCGCCGTTAGTTGCTCAATCTCTGCCACTATCACGAGATAGTCCTCCAGGCTTTTCACCGTGGCTTCCTTTGAATTCGGTACAATCCAGGCGATAGCTCGGTCATCCCCTCGCATAATCACCTTCCAAAAGGCATCCGAGTTTTTACACCGTCTTAAGTGATAAAAAATCCAGGATTCCGCCTGAAAAAAATCTCTCCGGGATGGATATTCGAATAAGGGGTAGTTTTACACTTAAAATGGCGGTTAGGATTCTCACAGTTCGGCTAGGCCGACAGTCTGACAAAGAATTTTAATGGCTGTTAAATATAGTCGGCACTGTTTCAATGTCTCAATTTAACTATTTTCTCTGGTAAACACCAGAAAAAGATACGTATAAACCGCCGCATTGGCGATTGTCTTCCGCAATGAGAAATCTTCCGACAAGCCGCATCGTAACTTTACATCCGTGTCCAGCGTCGTCGGGATCATCTATTTTGATAATGTTTCCATTCGGTTTTACTTCATAATCAAGTTCACCTTCGTGTGCGTTGTCGTCAGGGCCGTACCAGTTAGCATCACCCTTGATACTCAAAAATTCGTCGGTTTTTCCCGCGCCGATCCTGATCGTGTTTCTGATACGGCTTCTGTAGCCATCACCAGTCCGATCGACGAAATAAGTCCAATCGCCGAGCCAGTCATTTTTCGAGACATCGGTTTTCGTTTCGAGAAACTCCAGTTTATCAACCGCAATCCAACCGACCGTTTCGTAGCCTTTCTTAGGCTGATACAGGCTGCAAGCCCAGTTTCCAAAGGTACGTGATACGATTACTTCATCATCGGGAATAACGTAGCTTTTTTTTCGACAGTTTTCGTTTTCCGGACAATCAGCACGTTCACCGGCGTAAAAAAAGACTTTTTCGCCCTTTTTACCCTTGACTTTAGCAATTCGGTAATTGTCATTCTCGATCGAGAAAAGCTCACCGTTGCAAAGGTTATCCGAATTCCCTTCCAACTGTGCTAAAGCCGGAATTGTAAAAAACAAGATCGGTGTAAATAAACAGAGAATTCTCTTCATCTTACGCTCTCTTTTTCGATTCCCACACGATACTGTTGGGCGTCCCGATACAAATTGAAATTGATAAAAATTCCCTTTGGCTTGACATTCCGGCTTGCAAAATTTTTCCTCTTTCGGTCTCTATCCGTTCTCAATCTAATCGTCGCCGCTTATCTCGGAATCAGTTTCCTTTATAATTTTTTGAATAAATTCGCGAGTTTGATTTTGCGCTCCTTTTTTCGATGTCTGTTTTCGATGTTTTATTTTTATTCCTTTACAAGGACGAGCTCGTTTTTTCGGAATGAGCGCAGCATTACTTGGCCAAGCTTCAGTGTAATAGGTTCGAATATTGAAAACGCACAGCTTGGCGATCGCTTGTTCGCAAACCTCCGTTTTGCGCCCCCAAACACAAAGGACGAAATGCATCCAATGGCAGCGTCGACGGCGTACCAGAGCCAACGTGTTTTTTGCGTGTCCCTCAGCTCCACTGTTCGTGCCGCTGAACCGCTGACGCAGAGAGATGCCTGATGTCTACGGCGATTTCCTGAGACCCGGCATAACAATTCAGCGTGACCACTTCGGT
This region includes:
- a CDS encoding NUDIX domain-containing protein, whose amino-acid sequence is MSTVLVTADMVVFGLINEQLHVLLVQRAAEPFNGMWALPGAELLPEIDPSLEHAAHRRLEEKTGLGDVYLEQVITVSGPDRDPRGYSISTVFMALVRPGECRLKAGDRVSDVAWYPIDQDKVSVPLAFDHEELLRIATRRLRAKAEYSLLPALLLPPLFTVPELERLYHHLIGAPCPNYTLRRRLATGPWLKNAGKTKLVGKKQTRLYQLDLAQLGTFLDAL
- a CDS encoding nucleotidyl transferase family protein, translated to MKTPPRRIAAYGTAADPPHLGHMDCLAQLLALDYDLVYFLLSAGHAFGKTMKPFASRLAMAQMLIAERFPGEQRIRVSGLEGEIARSTPDERVYSIDVLEHLRRLHPQAELHLALGPDNAAPEVLRRFKDYQRLAEEFGLVTLEERVHVRSTWIRAELGRACPDRQALESALGVALTDHLLTTGLYKNSGITE
- a CDS encoding nicotinamidase, encoding MILPRSGNANPESEVSNVEFPRTNIIASFDVDPQKGFTPLCPDELPVPGGHEIVDELNRQAAMADLRIGSKDAHPPTAIWAADENHPMLSPIEGANVDVRWNPHCIVGTRGFELLDGLPSPVEYDFFVWKGVEPDMHPYGACYHDLAETRSTGVIEFLKQKRVTTVWVGGLALDYCVKTTALQLRRGGFDVVVNLAACRAVDKARCTATLDAFAEAGIAIVNCASELSRV
- a CDS encoding IS481 family transposase gives rise to the protein MQIRLHKNARTTPAVRQAIQASTLSERALAQKHGISRTTVRKWKHRSSVEDASHRPHTLRTTLTPAQEAIVVYLRQALLLSLDDLLAVTREFLNPAVSRSGLDRCLRRHGVASLKTLLPPTEKAKVKPFKAYEPGFLHLDVKYLPAIDGEPRRYLFVAIDRATRWVYVALKPNRTALSAKDFLKAVIQAAPFRIQKCLTDNGSEFTDRFLTRTRQPSGTHEFDRLCTEQGIEHRLIPPGRPQTNGLVERFNGRIEEVLQTHHFDSTADLDTTLHRYVDLYNHHIPQKALGHLTPIQALKNWQLSHPHLFRKRVYNRAGLDTPFRLERFVWRNRYQ
- a CDS encoding NAD+ synthase, with the translated sequence MTRLTLCLAQLNFTVGGLAGNADKMIEVIQNAGNQADLIVFSELGLTGYYPMDLLDLPYFVDAQEAHLARIAAATKGMRAAAVVGFVDRNPLRTGKALHNSLAVFEDGREVFKYHKQLLPTYAVFDEDRHFEPGTRDGIYPFRGLNLAFAICEDLWNDLGVEGRVEYAVDPVKALAAAGAHVVVSINASPSHVGKVLEREAVFRRFADWKLPLVYVNQVGGNDEIQYDGNSFAQNAEASVVCRLPAFGEGLGYVDVVPVGDGRFDVLGRDSTVPPPAPTCGSGFFKAQIIQGLRDYARKCGFGKVVVGSSGGIDSAVTLALAAEALGPQNVVAITMPSRHSSEGSVTDSEALCEALGVPLLYRAIEPDYALACAEFERAFGTPPSGLTRENMQARIRGRILMEYANHFGHLLLTTGNKSEMSVGYATLYGDMSGGLNLIGDLWKTEVYALAEHINAEAGRDIIPRAIIEKAPSAELADGQRDEDSLPPYPVLDALLKLILEPDLLSADERVEALALANKASRDVQQKVIRMVKNAEFKRWQAPPIIRVHRRAFGFGRRMPLAQRFVPNVADIVRNNG
- a CDS encoding NUDIX domain-containing protein; translated protein: MKTNECPVGARVISEECLHQGFLGLSRVTIEQPRFDGGRQTVIREVVKRRPVVVVHTFDPAKQLVLLARQFRPGAFLVGDQRPFLWEAPAGLMDEGELPLQAAARELFEETGLQAKSLELALTVYSSPGACTEMIHHLIAIVDLDEGRCWRGGVPEEHEDIELATVTLDDAVSMLRNGEIRSEHTAVGLLYLISKRASALGEGMSSEGFGSNRQD
- the pncB gene encoding nicotinate phosphoribosyltransferase — its product is MKKTASNNPPSLKARVDQYLRMVPESPDAEMHASVHEFYAEHGRLPVVTSLLEDDLYKITMQQALLHHCPGAEAEYRFVCRTPDVDLRPLIPDIELELEHLCRLRYTEAELDYLRTLRYIKPDFVHFLRLYQLHRPFVEVRAGDEQLEIRIQGPQVHVMRFEIFLMSIVNELYFLAFDTPETRAEGLRRLNEKIDLIRKETGTRSGFQLSDFGTRRRFSRQWQHIVVRTLKERLPRVFAGTSNIACAKAYGVTPIGTMAHEYLQTFQALGYRLVDSQKAAFECWNKEYDGDLGIALTDVINLEAFKRDFGLKFCKLFDGVRHDSGDPYRWADEIIRHFKRHRVDPSQKTLVFSDGLTVPKAIDLFRYVGCRARTGFGIGTNLTNDLGPSPLNIVIKVVRVNGQPVAKISDSPGKTVCEDAAYVAYLKQVFGVEEQAA